The sequence TAGTCAATAAACAGGTTAAGTAAGCACATGTAAGTGCCTTCAGTTCCTAGAATAGaaacataatgcaagaaaacttGTAAAATATATTACTAGACTGATATGTcaatagaaaacatgcaaaataaTATCATAAAACACTATTCAAGCTTATTTACAACTTATTCCTTTCTAGTGAAGTGAAATTACATTCACCTTACTAAAAGGAAATTATAATACGTTGCTTGCATCCTTGATGTTTCTCGACTTGTAGTCATGCACAGGTTTTCTCTATCACACAAAAAGTTGCAATAAAAAAACATGATACGAAAAAGACCATTGACTTAAGTTAATATTGAAATACTAACAATCAACCTCAATTCCTCAAAATATGCGTCTGTACAAGTATGGatttagattttctttttccagTTAACTCCATCACGCTTTTTCTGGTTCAGTAAGACATAGAACAGAGCATCtaccaaagaaaaaacaagatcAAAGTGTGTGAAGCATAAAAGATGAAGTTTGTCAAATTAGTAAAGCTTCGATAACACCTTTCAAAGTCCAAGTTTGTatgtatatttttctcaaataaaaTTTGATTCTTGAACTTAGCAATGCATGCTTATAAAATATGATTTTATTCTTGAGCTGGTTTCTCAATTGTGAATTTGCAAGTGAAACAATTTTTCAGAAGCTAAGGGCGATGTTGCCCCGGTCTCAACCTTAACTAGACATTAGTGTGCCATTAGTCAATAAACAGGTTTGGTAAGCACATGCAAGTGCCTTCAGTCCCCAGAATGGAAACATATCTAATAAATAGGTTTCCTCTATCACACAAAAAGTTgcaatcaagaaacataataaaaaaataagacaATCGACTTGAAAAGAGAAATAcggaaaacaaaaacgaaacacaagaagaaggggaaaaaaattgatgaaaacAAAGGGTTTTACGTAGAAGATCACATTCTTGTATCAAATTTTGCAATGATTTATCATGTAACCTGAAGAAGTTCGACTCAAAGACATTTCTaaagataaaattttacacttcCACTTTCTGTTGGCAATTTAGACGTGGTATGATGTGCTGATTATCTTGCAAAATTCTTAGACTTGAGGATTACAAGAATTTGATTGTCTTTCTGACGCCAACTTTCTCCTCTGCCGGTGCTTTTATTTAGCCTCATAGCTATTATATTTAGAGCCAATTAATTGAAACAACACAAAATGGAATTCTAAATTAAACTATGGTTTGATTGATTAAGGTGTCCTCCTGGCTTCTAATTTTTAATTGGCATCGAGGATTTTGACTATATGATTATTctttttcatgtattttggtATTTCCACATAATTCTTGCAAGGATTTTGTTCTTTCTAGCGTTTGATATGTTTTGTTGTTTGCTGCAGCTTGttgtttccttttatttatttattttttcagcTGTATATACTTTGTTCTATCGCTTCTGCAAAACAACCAACTACACTTGTTATGGTGCTTGTGTTTTTGAACTTCAAATGTGTAAACTCTAATGTGATTGAGAACACTTCATTAAATGCCGGGATGTTTTCCTACATTGAATTTGAATCCTCGATTATGGAAGTGAATAACTCTGAGCAACTCTTTGTGATTTTCAAGAAGAGCTAAGCTAAAACTTGCCATGCCATTATATATCACAGCAGAAAGTTGGAGGTTCACACTCAAACTTGACGGTGTTGCGATGAACACAGCATGGAACCTGTTTCAATCCATGCGATTCAGATACCACAGGCCATGTAAATTGATGCCTTTGGGTTCTATGATATGCCTATTGAGCTAATGCACAAAGTACAGGATTTGGATAGGCAAAGTGAAGATAAACATACAATTAATTTCTCATATTCTTGAAGTATGCACTGGATGTTGGCAAATGATCTCAATGGGCTTCCTTAAAATCAGATTCATTTAGAATTCAAAATCAGGTTCAGTAAAACTtctattttaaatatttaaaagtgGAGTGGATTTTATGGAAGCGAAGTGAAAATAACCGCAGTAAAAGCATCTTGAGATTCTTGACAAGCTGCACCATCAACAAGGAGATTCATACAACAACAGGGTATTAAAAGTGCAGTGGCGAAAAACATTTGAGTTCACCAATTTGCCAAACATATGTACTATTACAGAAtagaattaaaggaaaaaaaatctcacCATATATAGATACACAACCTCATATGCTTATTCTTGTCATCTACTTCTGGTTGAGGAAATATTACAGCAACAGGGTCAATAAAGAAATCAACATGCTCCCTTGGCTTGACTTCAAAGTCTCTCATCTAGTTCCTTGTTGGCAAAAAAAAACCATCCTTGAAGAAAGAAGGGATGTAATACGTGTAAATGATTTGAAGACATTAGTTTGTTCATTTTGTTTTATCTTAGTCCTAGTTAGTAGGCATTTGTAGTGTACTTATATAATACTCGTTCTTATGTGTCATACAAAAAACTCCATATATTGCCTAGATTTGAAAAATACTTAGAAAAATACTCATACTTTTCAATTAACTCTATGAAACACGTAATAAATTTTTGTCATGTATTATACTTTGTGAATtacatttcaattttttttaaaaaaattaaaatttaatgaTAATGACATGTTCATGAGTTATATACAAAATAAGAACAACATATAATACAACAATGTAGATTTATACATATTTAAATAATATGgtaaatatttttaataaatttaacatCTCATACATTAAAATAAGTTTAATATTGGTATAGAAGTGGCATATTCTTTGAAaactatagtaattttttttttttagttccataattttcaaatatatttgTACTATACACGTACAAATTTATATGAGTAATTTTGCCGAACACGCCAAACTTTTAATCATACCTTTGAAAATAAATCTTGTATAATATGCATACATATACCTCGTATTATACCCATACCATATTTTACAATCTATGCCCTTAATGCTATAAGTAAAATACGTTGGAAGTTAAATGAACAAATTGACTACATATGATCATTTGAGGATCTAGCTTTCAAAAATCACATTGTCCATAGGTTAGGACATGCCCAAGGCTGGTCTAGTGCACACTGCACAGTGCCTTGTAAACATATTTTAACATGCCCTAAGGGTTTAGCACTAATTGGACAAGCTTACCAAGTCTGATATTAAACAAATTAACTAGATTTTTAATTAGCGAAGCTCTACCATCTTTAACTATGTCCTTGGGATGAATATTTAAGGGTTGGAAGTTGGTTTTATCCAAAATGCACATAAGTtagcttaaaaataaaaaattaatgagcaagaaattcaaaaaaaaaaaagaaaaagaaaaaagagaccCTTAAAAATGAGAGATTTATGGCTAAATCCATCCTCATCCATAGATTGtgacaaaaaaattaataaatctCTTGATTGACTCCATTCTTGACTAGTTTCTGAATTGTAGTGTCCAAGCAAACTGTGTCTATTACTTATATTAATTGTATTGTTCTTTCATTAATTGatgaaatataaacaaaatgttgttcttttcatttgtttttttctCGTGGTATCGGTGCAAATGAAGAGATTCTAGCACATTGTTTAACGTTTAGTACTAAGTTTATGCTTTTTTTGTTTACTTCAACATTTTGTTCGTCAGCGCTTACTTCAGGTTTGGTCATCACCGATTCAGGGAAGAGATCCTACCGCTAAGTTTCACAAGGACATTCAATTGACTTTGACCTTTCTCTTTCGCAATCTCCTATTACATTGCGCATCTTGGCCAATAAGAATCCGTTAGTGCCATATTTTTGGGAAACCTCGTGAGACTGTTCAACTGTCTAATCTTCCATTGATTAATCCCTGGAGCATTTTAGAAATTTCAGAAGCCAATAGAGCATCAAAAGGAAACTGCAGCCTATAGGCACGAAGCACATTTCTGCATCAATTTACGGTTTCCATCCAATTTTGCAGCAGTAGTCTACTATCCTAGAGTTGGAAATGGATGTGAAAAGCAAGATTTTGATCATTGGGGGCACTGGAAACATCGTGAAATATTTAGTGGAAGCGAGCGCAAAAGCAGGGCACCCAACATTTGCACTGGTCCGAGAAAGCACAATTTCAGATCCTAAAAGGGCAGCCATCATAGAGAGTTTCAAGAGTTTGGGAGTCATATTTCTTCATGTGTGCTGTTATTTCTTTCTTCGTTGTCTAAATActgtttcaatttttttcaagaaattctagaaaCTAACATGTACGTATGGACTGAACAGGGAGATCTACACAATCATCAGCAGTTGGTAAATGCAATCAAACAAGTTGACATAGTGATCTCTGCAGTCGGGGGAGATTTGGTAGCTCATCAAGTTAAGATTATTGAAGCAATTAAAGAAGCTGGAAACATCAACGTAAGTACAATACAGTGTTACAAattctttcttgatttttatcttttgcgTTTATCCCTTTGTGAGTTGTGACTTCCATATTCCTAAAGAAGGAGCTGTATTTGGTTTCAGAGATTTGTACCTTCTGAATTTGGGGTTGATGTGGATCGTGTGCATGCTGTTGAACCTGCTGCTAGCTTATGCAGGACCAAGGTTGAGATCCGCAGAGCAATTGAGGCAGAAGGGATACCTTACACTTAGTGTCTAACGGATTTGCTGGTTACTTGAATTATATCCTCAACAACTTTGGAGACTCTAGCTCTGCAAGTCCTCCCAGAGACAAGATTGTCATTCTTGATGATGGAAGTCCAAAAGGTATCCGAAAGAAGCTCGTCTGTTGCATTTCTTTCTTGGTTTAGTGTTCATCgttcttttcttcaatttcatgtttcGTTGCAGTTGTTTTCACCAAGGAAGAAGACATTGCTGCATACACCATCAAAGCAGCAGATGACCTAAGGACTCTGAACAAGAGTGTGTACATTACACCCCCTGCCAACACTTTGTCCTACAATGAAATAGTATCATTGTGGGAAAAGAAAATCGGCATGACCCTCGAAAAGACCTACGTTCCAGGGGACGACGTTCTTAAGAAAATTCAAGGTCatctaacaaaagaaaaaaagtgcaCAAGTTGCTAATTTTTAACACAATAGCATCTACTATTATTAACACCTATTCCATGTTTTAATCAAattgctttcttttcttgtatctTTCGCAGAGGCTTCAATGCCATTAAAATTGCTCCTGTCTTTGGCATACACATTTCTGTGAAGGGAGAAATAGCCAACTTTGAGATCAAGGCTTCTTTTGGCATGGAGACAACGGAGCTCTATCCTGATGTTAAATACACCAACTTGATGAGTACCTCAGCCAGTTTATATCAAATTAGCTTAGATATTTTCAGATTAGCTCTACCAGATTTTTGTAGCAGTTTCTTGTGTACTACTAGATTTTGTTCTTCTTCCAGATGAGCATTGTCATGAATGTGATCAAAATAAAATCTCCACAGTCGCGAGTTGATGTTTCTCCACAGTTGCGATTTGATTTggatttcattctttttgttaTAAATTTTGGATCACCTATAATTGCAAAAGGTGATCCTCATAGATTCGCTGTGGTTAAGCACTTTTTAAGATACACTGTTTGTAGATACACATCCTCATATGCTTATTCTTGTCATCTACCACTGTTTCATTCTTGGTTCTCGAGTTTCTGAGTGCAGAGTTTACCATCACCACTAGCAGTCTGTGATAAGTTGACTACATACCAAACCAACTCAAATTCTCTGCCAAACCAACTACATACCAAAATTGGTACATAGTTTAAGTCCTTccattttttggtcaaatttatgttttaatccttgacgggattttttttatcaatgcaagtttaattccgattttacacccgttggactgcaagtatacaggtcgcaattgtagtacgagatgtgtatcgggtcgatcccacgaggagcaatttaaaacaattattagatactaatttactctattatttagactcacaattaatttgagcagaaacttcagattttaattcaactacaagagttcttaactagataaatgcaatttcacaataggggtagaattcactaaatattaagatctagggatgtagattccacttatgacacaaaagatctaaaatgaattaattcaacacttgttactgctcttgtttaaccaaggattcatttccagaaataccaaaatcacattctcatgataataatgggttaaaacagattagtttttcctaatctcttggtaaatactaaatctgttcttattcacacatgaaatgcagatttcatccacttgaatgtatttctattctcatgaatatactactcaagttctacttgtgtcattccattatttttaccatttctcaatgaataaaaataactataaacctgctattggtgatcaagcaacaacaagtaatccaacatacacaagtagataagttaatacaagacataacaagaatgaataacaatcacttcatatcatttggccataagcttcatctactccctagataaagaaaattagctactcatgaatgataaaacactcataacttcattaatgtaaatcatcatgaattacaaatacaaacagagtaaagaaagtcttagccaagatatggtgaagccttccaaaaatctcctttgtcttgaacttagatgattacaagatgaaatcccaattgccccttgcaagtcctaggtagagagaatatgtttttctgtaagaagctaagctacgaatggTTTCCCAGATCTCTCCCCatatctctgcataaaaaaaaacactcaaatgctccatttttccaagtcaaattctatcctttgattcccaaatctccactttgttagcatagtcaaaaaccaatatttttgacttgaaaataagccacttttcttgcccttttgtcttctgaagcatgtgcaccgaattcccttgcatcttatagctggaaagtggtatgaacacaagagaattggctgagtcaaattgcagaatttcggctataaaacgcgcctacacaaaacgcggttacaagtcacgttttgtgtactcgcgtattcactttggccttacttcatctgcgattttctctatcataaaggccgaactagcttttgtgaaaaacacaaaagttgtagccctttgagttagctttccaatgcttcaagaatcatccaaatcggagctttgtagcctgagatatgatcgaaatactgtcacctgttcaaacctctgttttaacttccgaccacagggtgcagcttctgtattccaacgttttgcccatgaagatggcagaaatggatttcgatgtcttcatacgaattgtaggtctctttcttagctttaaaatggtataaaaatcacctcaatccgataagtgtagctccagatatggtcaaaatactgaaaagtgtcaaaactgacttgtattgcatttcctcacttgaacgtttttcacttcattcttcttgttgccacttaaattcatcaccaaatctctatttttcacctcaattgacctcctttggtgattgattcattattcctgcataaaaatgaagtttttactattaaaatcaatagaaatgcaatattatccacttttacaaaaaatatataattttaccaaaaacctctttattttaattataaaactaaataatcaactcaaaattaactaataaaatgcacttaaaaatacgtaaaataaactcttatcaaatacccccacacttgaatcattgcttgtcctcaagcaatataaaattccaaccatcaatgatccaaaaatttaaaataaacatatgtagtatttcaactccatttccttgaatcaaggtaaataacccttatgtgatctttccattaagttcaagtactcataatatcaagcaaagaagagccaagtataccataattttaccaattcaactcaacttcttatttttatccaatttcgcaagcaagcaactcctatagtcaataaagatgctaactaatctcatgatcaacttcttatttttcttaaagagggatttaatttacttttttttttttcatgtatatattttaagggttaaatattacttaagttgtgaaaaatgccttttgacgcgaagatcaacatttttagatgcagatccccggttactcaacatttcacatactcaagttgctttgcatactcttaattcaagtacctttttacgcgaatgtcgacatttgtagatgccaacccccggttactcggtacgagaatcattggagtagaataaccatttttttttttttattttttttaacaatatataataaaattccctctaagagtaatcatgagaagagtatgacacttattaaccatattaatttcttatcttataaaattagataaaaagaagaattttcatcaaatatacaaaatgtaggcataattttctccactttactagatatactttcctatagatgtaaaaattataatcacataaaaatcatttccaaatttcatgagaaaagaagtatcaaaaccgcatatatttattttaaaaggataagtgacaacattttatttatttattatagttaataacatatatatgtataaggttttggaaaaattttgacagagtctccccttaaaagtggactaaatctccctgccagcaaccacaagaaacaccatttaagcacaagaattatatcaaacacaactaaaatcacaagtaccacacatttcttcccccacacttagaatacacattgtcctcaatgtgtagggaaagaaaagaaaagaaacaaaagaaaggaacaagTGACTCCCCAAGTGAGATGACTGCAGTCCAGTGAAGCCTTGAATCATGAGTCATCGACCGCTCAACCATCCACAGTCAACGATCTACTAGTTACTGCCACAAgttccaatattcaaaataaggaatgtaagttaacatttttcaaacaaaagataaaaataacaagcaaacaaaagaaaagccagCCAAAGGGCAGCCTCAATCATCCTCTTCAttgtcatcttcatcatcatcgaTGGGAGGTGGGCGTGTGCctaaatgatcttcaattcggtcCAGGCGAGTATCCATTCTGGCTAAATGATGGTCGATGTCGTCCAAGCGACCGAAAAGCCGCTGCCAGTTGGTCTGtggcggaggaggaggtggtgctgcagtagatggtccagctccatcgcgaccatgtctagccttttgtctccgctcctgaacagggcgtggaatgtctcccgtgccaataccaaggcggcgaagagtagtgatagtcatctcagcacgtggtggaacatactcccgccgcatgccttccaagggaacttcaaaacgggggaagattaaagtcagtagacgaggaaatgaaagtttgaaagaaattgtcttacgcctcgccgtagacctaatgtggctgatgatgatgttcggCAATGAAATTCGAGCATACGGGGAAGTTCGGTTGTGGAACATGTAATCAAGGAAGTAAATATCGCTCTTGCGaacctccgtgtgccccgtcttctttgggatgacattgtgagccatcatgta comes from Coffea eugenioides isolate CCC68of unplaced genomic scaffold, Ceug_1.0 ScVebR1_2331;HRSCAF=3341, whole genome shotgun sequence and encodes:
- the LOC113756438 gene encoding isoflavone reductase homolog PCBER-like — protein: MDVKSKILIIGGTGNIVKYLVEASAKAGHPTFALVRESTISDPKRAAIIESFKSLGVIFLHGDLHNHQQLVNAIKQVDIVISAVGGDLVAHQVKIIEAIKEAGNINRFVPSEFGVDVDRVHAVEPAASLCRTKVEIRRAIEAEGIPYTYSASPPRDKIVILDDGSPKVVFTKEEDIAAYTIKAADDLRTLNKSVYITPPANTLSYNEIVSLWEKKIGMTLEKTYVPGDDVLKKIQGHLTKEKKGFNAIKIAPVFGIHISVKGEIANFEIKASFGMETTELYPDIHILICLFLSSTTVSFLVLEFLSAEFTITTSSL